The following are encoded in a window of Candidatus Fluviicola riflensis genomic DNA:
- a CDS encoding YicC family protein, producing MVLSMTGYGKAAGTFEGKKIVVEIRSLNSKSLDLNLRLMPLYREKELDLRAIIGQHLDRGKVEVSVSLENSGDSKNYTINRELAQAYYNDIKAVAEAVGEEPKDLLAIVMRMPEIFTNEKEQLSEAEGLFLDQLVHEACEQLITFRKQEGDQLKRDFEQNIRRINELLEEVPQYETIRIDIVRERMRMSLEKISNTAVDDNRFEQELIFYIEKMDISEEKMRLSNHLNYFVETMEVPLCGKKLGFITQEIGREINTLGSKSYHVEMQKLVVEMKDHLEKIKEQVLNTL from the coding sequence ATGGTATTGTCAATGACAGGTTACGGAAAAGCTGCCGGAACGTTCGAAGGAAAAAAGATCGTGGTGGAAATCCGTTCGTTGAATAGCAAAAGTTTGGATCTCAATCTGCGACTAATGCCCTTGTATCGCGAAAAAGAGTTGGACTTGCGGGCGATCATCGGTCAACATCTGGATCGCGGTAAAGTAGAAGTGTCGGTTTCCCTTGAAAACTCAGGTGATTCGAAAAATTATACAATCAACAGAGAACTGGCCCAGGCATATTACAATGATATCAAAGCAGTTGCTGAAGCAGTTGGTGAAGAACCAAAAGACTTACTGGCAATTGTGATGCGAATGCCGGAGATTTTTACCAACGAAAAAGAACAACTTTCCGAGGCTGAAGGTTTATTCCTTGATCAACTGGTACACGAAGCATGCGAGCAATTAATTACTTTCCGAAAACAGGAAGGTGATCAATTGAAACGTGATTTTGAGCAAAACATTCGGCGGATCAATGAATTGTTGGAAGAAGTACCACAATACGAAACGATTCGAATTGATATTGTGCGCGAACGAATGCGTATGAGCCTTGAGAAAATTAGCAATACTGCGGTTGATGACAATCGTTTCGAGCAGGAATTGATTTTCTACATCGAGAAGATGGATATTTCGGAAGAAAAAATGCGCTTGTCCAATCACCTGAATTATTTCGTCGAAACCATGGAGGTTCCGCTTTGTGGGAAGAAATTGGGTTTCATCACACAGGAAATCGGCCGTGAAATCAACACACTGGGAAGTAAAAGCTACCATGTAGAAATGCAAAAACTGGTGGTTGAAATGAAGGATCACCTGGAAAAGATAAAAGAACAAGTATTGAATACCCTCTAA
- a CDS encoding guanylate kinase yields MSELQQTGKCIIFSAPSGAGKTTIVHHLLGADLGLEFSVSACSRDPRPNETDGKDYYFLGVEGFKQAIANGDFVEWEEVYANNFYGTLRSELERIWKAGKTVIFDVDVVGGLNIKRIVGDNALAVFVQPPSFEALEERLRGRSTESEEKIAIRLAKARQELASASQFDVVLVNDQLERACAEAEEIVHQFLVTA; encoded by the coding sequence ATGTCGGAATTGCAACAAACAGGTAAATGCATCATTTTTTCAGCTCCTTCCGGAGCCGGAAAGACAACGATTGTACACCATTTACTTGGAGCCGACTTAGGACTGGAATTTTCGGTTTCGGCTTGCAGCCGTGATCCACGCCCGAATGAAACAGATGGAAAAGACTATTATTTTTTAGGCGTCGAAGGATTCAAACAAGCAATAGCCAATGGCGATTTTGTGGAATGGGAAGAGGTATATGCCAACAACTTTTACGGCACACTTCGTTCGGAACTGGAACGTATCTGGAAGGCCGGGAAAACGGTCATTTTTGATGTCGATGTAGTTGGCGGATTGAATATCAAACGCATTGTGGGGGATAACGCGTTGGCGGTTTTTGTGCAACCACCTTCGTTTGAAGCATTGGAAGAACGCTTGCGCGGACGCAGTACCGAATCGGAAGAGAAGATAGCTATTCGTTTGGCAAAAGCCCGGCAGGAACTGGCCTCGGCGTCTCAATTTGATGTGGTGTTGGTCAATGACCAACTGGAACGCGCTTGTGCGGAAGCGGAAGAAATCGTGCATCAATTTTTAGTAACGGCATGA
- a CDS encoding thioredoxin-dependent thiol peroxidase, giving the protein MTHIEAGQLAPDFEAIDQTGKTHSLKMYKGKKLIVYFYPKDNTPACINQACSLRDNYGTLLKKGYALLGVSMDSAKSHDRFIAKNNLPFPLIVDEDRKMIDAFDVWGEKKFMGRIYDGIHRTTFVIDESGIVKHIITKPKTKVHGEEILAL; this is encoded by the coding sequence GTGACGCACATAGAAGCAGGACAACTTGCCCCGGATTTTGAAGCGATCGATCAAACCGGAAAAACACACAGTCTGAAGATGTATAAAGGAAAGAAACTCATTGTTTATTTCTATCCGAAAGACAATACTCCGGCATGTATCAACCAAGCGTGTAGTTTACGTGATAATTACGGAACGTTGTTGAAGAAAGGATACGCGTTATTAGGTGTGAGTATGGACAGCGCTAAGTCGCATGACCGGTTCATTGCAAAAAACAATTTACCCTTTCCCTTGATTGTGGATGAAGACCGGAAAATGATTGACGCATTTGATGTGTGGGGCGAGAAAAAATTTATGGGCCGTATTTATGACGGAATTCATCGCACTACTTTTGTGATTGACGAATCAGGAATCGTAAAGCACATCATTACGAAACCAAAAACAAAGGTGCATGGAGAAGAAATCCTCGCTCTTTGA
- a CDS encoding methionine aminotransferase (catalyzes the transfer of an amino moiety; preference for methionine followed by histidine and phenylalanine): protein MQSKLPNIGTTIFTTMSKMAADYNAINLSQGFPNFPIDERLQELLTKNVQENVHQYAPMAGLPVLHEQLALLVANRYKRTINPSTELLVTAGATQGIFTAVQALVQFGDEVVIIDPAYDCYDPAIVLAGGKPVHVAMREDFMINWVELREVISQRTKLLFINNPHNPSGRMLSENDEQALVQLMNDFPNLLLISDEVYEFIHFETPHRSAHDHELLRDRSVIVSSFGKTFHITGWKVGYMIAPEYLMKEIKKVHQYLVFSVNSVAQKTLADYLTLADVSVLGSFYQGKRDRFRELMKGSKFELLPCDGTYFQTARYTTISGLSDVAFCTWLAQEAGVAAIPLSVFFKDERDYQTIRFCFAKTDETLQQAAQRLCAI from the coding sequence ATGCAATCCAAACTTCCCAACATAGGCACGACCATTTTTACCACCATGTCTAAAATGGCGGCTGATTACAATGCTATTAACTTGTCGCAGGGTTTTCCCAATTTCCCGATTGATGAACGTTTGCAGGAATTGCTGACCAAAAACGTGCAGGAAAATGTACATCAGTACGCACCTATGGCGGGTTTGCCAGTATTGCACGAACAACTGGCACTGTTGGTGGCCAACCGTTACAAAAGAACGATTAATCCATCGACCGAATTATTGGTCACTGCCGGAGCAACGCAGGGTATTTTTACAGCTGTCCAGGCATTGGTGCAATTCGGTGACGAAGTGGTGATCATCGATCCGGCATATGATTGTTATGATCCTGCCATTGTGCTCGCCGGCGGAAAACCTGTTCACGTAGCGATGCGCGAAGATTTTATGATCAACTGGGTCGAATTGCGGGAAGTGATTTCGCAGCGAACCAAACTGTTGTTCATCAACAATCCGCACAATCCTTCGGGGCGCATGCTCAGCGAAAACGATGAACAGGCGTTGGTGCAGCTCATGAACGATTTTCCGAACTTATTGCTGATCTCGGATGAGGTGTATGAGTTTATCCATTTTGAAACACCGCACCGTTCGGCACACGATCACGAATTGCTGCGGGATCGTTCGGTGATCGTATCCTCGTTTGGCAAAACATTCCACATTACAGGCTGGAAGGTCGGCTATATGATTGCGCCTGAATACCTGATGAAGGAAATCAAAAAAGTGCACCAGTACCTTGTGTTTTCAGTCAATAGTGTGGCGCAAAAAACCCTGGCCGATTATCTCACGCTTGCCGATGTAAGTGTACTGGGATCTTTCTACCAGGGAAAGCGGGACCGTTTCCGTGAATTGATGAAAGGTAGTAAATTTGAATTATTGCCTTGCGACGGAACGTATTTTCAAACAGCGCGTTACACCACCATTTCCGGTTTGTCAGATGTGGCTTTTTGTACATGGCTTGCACAGGAAGCTGGCGTGGCGGCCATTCCGCTGTCGGTCTTTTTCAAGGATGAACGCGATTATCAAACCATCCGTTTTTGTTTTGCCAAAACGGATGAAACCCTTCAACAAGCAGCACAACGATTATGCGCGATTTAA
- a CDS encoding CMP deaminase, with translation MSEIESVSTQTKLERYDKAYLRMASTWAQLSHCCRKKVGAIIVRDGMIISDGYNGTPAGFDNSCENDDGETHWYVLHAEANAILKVARSTNDCRNATLYLTLSPCKDCSKLVLQAGICRVVYSQEYKDTAGIDFLKNAGVEVVHIPDPFDDVEI, from the coding sequence ATGTCAGAAATTGAATCCGTTTCCACACAAACAAAACTCGAACGATACGATAAAGCCTATTTGCGTATGGCAAGCACTTGGGCGCAATTGTCGCACTGCTGCCGCAAAAAAGTAGGCGCGATTATCGTGCGTGATGGTATGATTATTTCGGATGGTTACAACGGCACGCCGGCAGGTTTTGATAACAGCTGTGAGAATGACGATGGCGAAACGCATTGGTATGTGCTTCACGCTGAGGCGAATGCGATATTAAAAGTAGCCCGGTCGACGAACGATTGCCGGAATGCCACACTTTATCTGACACTTTCACCTTGTAAAGATTGCAGTAAACTGGTCTTGCAGGCAGGAATTTGCCGGGTAGTATATTCACAAGAATACAAAGACACCGCCGGAATCGATTTCCTGAAGAATGCAGGTGTTGAAGTTGTTCATATTCCAGACCCTTTTGACGATGTTGAAATCTAA
- a CDS encoding 1-deoxy-D-xylulose-5-phosphate reductoisomerase translates to MHQKKGVAILGSTGSIGTQALEVIATYPDYFDLQVITAQSNAELLIQQALKFQPNAVVIADESHYETVKNALFSEDIHVYAGADALCQVVEFTDVHVVLTALVGYAGLKPTLAAIAAGKDLALANKETLVVAGELVTQYAKEKGINIYPVDSEHSAIFQCLVGEFHNPLEKIYLTASGGPFRGWTTDQLKIVTPAQALKHPNWSMGAKVTIDSASLMNKGLEVIEAKWLFNLKPEQIDVIVHPQSIVHSLVQFTDGSMKAQMGLPDMKLPIQFALTYPDRFPTTFPRFNFLDYPSLTFEPADRQTFGNLDLAYQAMASGGTKACALNASNEIAVEAFLNEKIGFLDLARINTATMEKTGFIAKPTYEDYVAVDAEARRIAASLCQ, encoded by the coding sequence ATGCATCAAAAAAAAGGCGTTGCCATTCTGGGATCTACCGGTTCTATCGGAACACAAGCATTGGAGGTTATTGCGACCTATCCGGATTATTTTGACTTACAGGTTATTACAGCACAATCCAATGCTGAATTGCTGATTCAACAAGCCTTGAAATTTCAACCCAACGCAGTGGTCATTGCCGATGAAAGTCACTACGAAACGGTGAAAAATGCGTTGTTTTCTGAAGATATCCACGTCTACGCCGGTGCGGATGCCTTGTGCCAGGTTGTTGAATTTACAGATGTACACGTGGTGCTTACTGCTTTGGTGGGTTATGCCGGATTAAAACCGACGTTAGCTGCAATTGCCGCCGGGAAAGATCTGGCATTGGCCAATAAGGAAACGCTGGTAGTAGCGGGCGAGTTGGTCACGCAATACGCAAAAGAAAAAGGCATCAATATTTATCCGGTCGATTCGGAACATTCGGCTATTTTTCAATGCCTGGTGGGCGAATTTCACAATCCGCTAGAAAAGATTTACCTCACTGCTTCGGGCGGACCGTTTCGCGGATGGACCACCGATCAACTGAAAATCGTTACCCCTGCGCAAGCCCTGAAACATCCGAATTGGAGCATGGGCGCCAAAGTCACCATCGATTCTGCTTCGTTGATGAATAAAGGACTGGAAGTGATTGAAGCAAAATGGCTCTTTAACCTGAAACCCGAACAAATTGATGTGATCGTGCATCCGCAATCGATCGTACATTCATTGGTGCAATTCACTGACGGCAGCATGAAAGCCCAAATGGGTTTGCCCGATATGAAATTACCCATTCAGTTTGCGCTGACGTATCCGGATCGTTTTCCGACAACATTTCCGCGGTTCAATTTCCTTGATTATCCGAGCCTGACATTTGAACCGGCCGACCGACAAACATTCGGAAACCTCGATCTGGCATACCAGGCCATGGCATCCGGTGGAACAAAGGCATGTGCGCTCAACGCATCGAATGAAATCGCTGTGGAAGCTTTCCTGAACGAGAAAATCGGGTTTTTGGATCTTGCTCGAATCAATACCGCGACGATGGAAAAAACGGGATTCATTGCCAAGCCGACGTATGAAGATTATGTGGCTGTGGATGCAGAAGCAAGGCGCATTGCTGCTTCATTGTGTCAATGA
- the recA gene encoding recombinase RecA, producing the protein MNADKLKALQLTMEKLDKTFGKGTVMKLGDEPVEQVEVIPSGSITLDLALGVNGFPKGRIVEIYGPESSGKTTLAIHAIAEVQKQGGIAAIIDAEHAFDQFYAQKLGVDIANLLISQPDNGEQALEIADNLIRSGAVDLLVIDSVAALTPKAEIEGEMGDSQMGLQARLMSKALRKLTGSISKAKCCCIFINQLRDKIGVMFGNPETTTGGNALKFYASMRIDIRRSSQIKEGEEVIGNRVKVKVVKNKVAPPFRKAEFDIMYGEGISKVGEIIDLGVELNIVKKSGSWFSYGETRLGQGRDAVKGMIADNPELMEELELKIKDALGSPAAAAAVVMAQG; encoded by the coding sequence ATTAATGCAGACAAACTGAAAGCACTTCAGTTAACCATGGAAAAATTAGACAAAACCTTTGGTAAAGGAACCGTTATGAAATTAGGCGATGAGCCTGTAGAACAAGTGGAAGTGATTCCGTCAGGATCTATCACGCTTGACTTGGCTTTGGGAGTAAATGGGTTTCCAAAAGGAAGAATTGTCGAAATATACGGACCGGAATCATCCGGGAAAACAACGCTGGCTATTCACGCCATTGCGGAAGTTCAAAAGCAAGGCGGAATCGCTGCAATCATAGATGCGGAACATGCCTTTGACCAATTCTACGCACAAAAATTGGGTGTGGATATTGCTAACCTGTTGATCTCTCAGCCAGACAACGGTGAACAGGCATTGGAAATTGCCGACAACCTGATCCGTTCGGGAGCAGTTGACTTATTGGTGATCGACTCTGTGGCGGCATTAACTCCGAAAGCGGAAATCGAAGGTGAAATGGGTGATTCACAAATGGGTCTTCAGGCGCGTTTGATGTCGAAAGCCTTGCGTAAACTCACCGGATCTATCAGCAAAGCAAAATGTTGCTGTATTTTCATCAACCAGTTGCGTGATAAAATCGGTGTGATGTTCGGGAATCCGGAAACAACGACAGGAGGAAATGCCTTGAAATTTTATGCTTCCATGCGAATTGACATTCGCCGGTCGAGTCAGATCAAAGAAGGCGAGGAAGTAATCGGAAATCGCGTAAAAGTGAAAGTGGTGAAAAATAAAGTGGCACCACCGTTCCGTAAAGCTGAATTCGACATCATGTATGGTGAGGGAATCTCTAAAGTGGGAGAAATCATCGACCTGGGTGTGGAATTGAATATTGTGAAGAAAAGTGGTTCCTGGTTCTCCTATGGCGAAACCCGCCTTGGTCAGGGTCGCGATGCTGTAAAAGGTATGATCGCCGACAATCCTGAACTAATGGAAGAACTGGAACTGAAAATCAAAGACGCTCTTGGGTCACCTGCAGCCGCTGCGGCTGTAGTAATGGCACAAGGCTAA
- a CDS encoding aquaporin Z → MKKNLAEFIGTFWLVLGGCGSAVLAAGIPNVGIGYVGVSLAFGLTVVAIAYAFGHISGAHLNPAVTIGAWVAGRIEAKDVPGYIISQILGGIAAATVLYLIATGNGSKIGGFAANGFGDHSPHGYNMQAAIITEFVMTFIFLLVILGSTDEKAPKGFAGLTIGLTLTLIHLISIPVTNTSVNPARSISQALFVGDWALNQLWLFIAVPIAGAALAGLVYKYFKS, encoded by the coding sequence ATGAAAAAGAACTTAGCAGAATTTATCGGCACATTTTGGCTTGTACTGGGTGGTTGCGGAAGCGCAGTGCTCGCTGCGGGCATCCCAAATGTCGGCATTGGTTATGTAGGAGTATCCCTGGCATTTGGTTTAACCGTGGTTGCGATTGCCTATGCGTTCGGACATATTTCGGGCGCGCATTTGAATCCGGCGGTAACAATAGGCGCATGGGTTGCTGGTCGTATTGAGGCAAAAGATGTTCCAGGGTATATCATCTCCCAAATCCTGGGTGGAATAGCGGCAGCCACCGTTTTATACCTCATAGCCACCGGAAACGGATCCAAAATCGGCGGTTTTGCTGCAAACGGTTTTGGCGACCATTCACCTCATGGCTACAACATGCAGGCTGCAATAATCACCGAATTTGTGATGACCTTTATTTTCCTGCTGGTTATTTTGGGTTCTACCGATGAAAAAGCGCCGAAAGGTTTTGCCGGACTCACAATCGGTTTAACACTTACGTTGATTCATCTCATCAGCATTCCTGTTACGAACACATCTGTAAATCCTGCAAGAAGTATCAGCCAGGCATTGTTTGTGGGCGACTGGGCATTAAATCAGTTGTGGCTTTTTATTGCGGTGCCAATTGCCGGCGCAGCACTGGCTGGACTCGTTTACAAGTACTTCAAATCATAA
- a CDS encoding nicotinic acid mononucleotide adenylyltransferase produces MKIGLYFGTFNPIHVGHLVIANYMAEYTDLNQVWLVVTPQNPLKKKSSLLADYHRLALVQAAIQDNNKLRASDVEFKLTQPNYTSTTLAHLKEKYPQHTFSMIMGEDNLRTLHKWYNHEHLMENYKFYVYPRVLTVQEEEEVVEMGSLSENEFMKHPSIIMCEEAPVMKVSASFIRQAIKEGKDVRYLLTEPVHKYLDEMNFYK; encoded by the coding sequence ATGAAAATAGGACTCTATTTCGGAACCTTTAATCCCATTCATGTCGGACACCTGGTGATCGCCAACTACATGGCGGAATACACTGATTTGAACCAGGTTTGGCTGGTGGTAACACCTCAAAATCCGTTAAAGAAAAAGTCCTCATTATTAGCCGATTATCACCGGTTGGCACTGGTTCAGGCCGCCATTCAGGATAATAATAAATTGCGGGCCTCGGATGTTGAATTCAAATTGACACAGCCCAATTATACGTCAACAACGCTTGCGCATTTGAAAGAAAAATACCCACAACACACGTTTTCCATGATCATGGGTGAGGACAACCTGCGCACTTTGCACAAATGGTATAATCACGAGCATTTGATGGAAAATTATAAGTTCTATGTCTATCCGCGTGTGCTGACCGTTCAGGAAGAGGAAGAAGTGGTGGAAATGGGTTCGCTGAGCGAAAACGAGTTCATGAAGCATCCATCGATCATAATGTGTGAAGAAGCACCGGTAATGAAGGTTTCAGCAAGTTTTATTCGTCAGGCAATCAAAGAAGGGAAAGATGTGCGGTATTTGCTAACCGAGCCGGTGCATAAATACCTTGATGAAATGAACTTCTATAAGTAA
- a CDS encoding amidohydrolase produces the protein MRDLRITLAQVDQVWEDKAANLRHFEEILASVSETDLIVLPEMFHTAFSMSGEALAETMDNSEALRWLQRMAREKNAAFYTSFIARDQGKLFNRGVFVEPSGTVHIYDKRKTFGLAGENAVYTAGTSEQIVDYLGWKINLQICYDLRFPENVRNGLLEDGSARYDLLIYIANWPERRASHWKTLLKARAIENQCYVAGVNRVGTDALELSYSGDSVVHSALGEEIAQLPANEAIHTIGLSPKDLHEVREKLPFLSDSSYRLFNR, from the coding sequence ATGCGCGATTTAAGAATTACACTTGCACAAGTCGACCAGGTTTGGGAAGACAAAGCGGCCAACCTGCGTCATTTCGAGGAAATCCTGGCTTCCGTTTCTGAAACCGATTTGATTGTGCTTCCCGAGATGTTTCATACGGCATTCAGTATGAGCGGTGAAGCGTTGGCAGAAACCATGGATAATTCCGAAGCATTGCGTTGGCTACAACGAATGGCCCGCGAAAAAAATGCTGCTTTTTATACGTCTTTCATTGCCCGTGACCAGGGGAAATTATTCAACCGTGGTGTTTTTGTGGAACCGTCTGGCACTGTTCACATTTACGACAAACGAAAAACCTTCGGGCTGGCTGGCGAAAATGCTGTTTACACTGCCGGAACGAGCGAACAAATCGTTGACTATCTTGGATGGAAGATCAACCTGCAAATTTGTTACGATCTGCGGTTTCCAGAAAATGTCCGAAACGGTTTGTTGGAAGATGGATCGGCACGCTATGATCTGTTGATTTATATAGCTAATTGGCCAGAGCGCCGGGCGAGCCACTGGAAAACATTGTTGAAAGCGCGGGCCATTGAAAATCAATGCTATGTGGCTGGTGTAAACCGAGTTGGGACCGATGCGCTTGAATTGAGCTACTCCGGTGACAGTGTCGTCCACTCTGCACTAGGTGAAGAAATCGCGCAATTACCCGCCAATGAAGCGATTCACACAATTGGGCTATCACCTAAAGATTTGCATGAAGTGCGTGAGAAGCTACCCTTTTTAAGTGACAGCAGCTACCGTTTATTCAACAGATAA